A window of the Umboniibacter marinipuniceus genome harbors these coding sequences:
- the cmk gene encoding (d)CMP kinase produces the protein MAEFPVVCIDGPSGAGKGTAAVMVAQALGYHLLDSGALYRVVAIAAEKRGVSPTDEAAVADIANTMRLDFAVGGADEPVQVLLEGENITHEVRLESTGAKASVVAPLKAVRAALLDYQRHFVKAPGLVADGRDMGTVVFPESPYKIFLTASAEERADRRFKQLKNKGVNVSLAAVLEDIRIRDDRDMNRATAPLKAADDALTIDSTSLSIKEVVDSIVAFVRSR, from the coding sequence CGGTCCCAGTGGGGCAGGTAAGGGCACGGCCGCTGTGATGGTGGCTCAGGCTCTGGGTTACCATCTATTGGATAGTGGAGCGCTCTACCGTGTCGTGGCAATTGCGGCTGAGAAGCGCGGGGTGAGTCCTACAGACGAAGCAGCGGTAGCTGACATCGCGAATACCATGCGCCTTGACTTTGCAGTAGGTGGAGCGGACGAACCAGTTCAGGTGCTACTTGAGGGCGAAAATATCACTCATGAAGTTCGCCTTGAGTCCACCGGGGCGAAAGCATCCGTGGTTGCTCCCTTGAAGGCCGTGCGCGCGGCGCTACTAGATTATCAACGTCATTTCGTTAAGGCGCCTGGATTGGTTGCTGACGGGCGGGATATGGGGACGGTTGTTTTCCCCGAGAGCCCCTACAAGATATTCCTGACCGCTAGTGCGGAAGAGCGTGCCGATAGGCGCTTTAAACAGTTGAAAAATAAAGGCGTTAATGTTAGCCTTGCCGCCGTTTTAGAGGATATCCGAATTCGCGATGATCGTGATATGAATCGTGCGACTGCGCCACTAAAGGCCGCCGACGATGCATTGACCATCGATTCAACGTCTCTTTCAATCAAAGAGGTTGTTGATTCAATCGTAGCGTTCGTCCGTTCTCGTTAA